From Bacillus basilensis, a single genomic window includes:
- a CDS encoding sulfite exporter TauE/SafE family protein: MEYIMLLFIGLIAGTVGSLVGLGGGIIIVPLLIGLHSLSPQLAVGTSMVTVVFTGLSSTLTYMKHKRVDYKSGLILFIGSGPGGIIGSWANKFLNQDTFSLYFGIFLIFVSILLMLRDKLKPLSLSNMTVIKRSFTDNEGNTVHYQFPPLLAIFIAFIVGFISGLFGIGGGALLVPAMMLLFAFPAHIAVATSMFIVFLSAIVSSATHISLGNVSWIYALILIPGAWIGGKIGAYINTKLSGKAVINLLRITLMILGTRLIITSFL, encoded by the coding sequence TTGGAATACATCATGTTACTTTTCATCGGGCTAATCGCCGGAACAGTCGGGAGTCTAGTCGGACTTGGTGGCGGAATTATTATTGTTCCGTTATTAATCGGATTACACAGCCTATCACCACAACTTGCAGTAGGAACTTCAATGGTAACAGTCGTTTTTACAGGACTATCTTCCACCCTTACTTATATGAAGCATAAACGAGTAGATTACAAAAGTGGACTTATTTTATTTATTGGGAGTGGCCCTGGTGGTATCATCGGCTCGTGGGCAAATAAATTTTTAAATCAAGATACATTTTCTTTATATTTTGGGATTTTCCTTATTTTTGTCTCCATTCTTCTTATGTTACGAGACAAATTAAAACCCCTTTCTTTATCAAATATGACTGTAATTAAGCGTTCTTTTACAGATAACGAAGGGAACACTGTACACTATCAATTCCCACCGCTTCTCGCTATCTTTATCGCCTTTATAGTTGGATTTATATCTGGTTTATTTGGAATTGGTGGCGGTGCCTTACTTGTTCCTGCAATGATGCTACTTTTTGCATTCCCAGCACATATTGCTGTAGCAACTTCGATGTTTATTGTATTTCTATCAGCAATTGTAAGTTCCGCAACTCACATCTCCCTTGGAAATGTCAGCTGGATTTACGCATTAATTCTTATTCCTGGTGCATGGATTGGCGGGAAAATCGGGGCTTATATTAATACAAAACTAAGTGGTAAGGCCGTAATTAATTTATTACGTATCACATTAATGATTCTTGGAACTAGATTAATCATTACTTCTTTTTTATAA
- a CDS encoding ATP-binding protein, whose protein sequence is MLPNDDIVSHEKRIEELENKVRFYEELVNQLPHHFTYKNPHIGLQIKKTRSTHSIQNIQKENKEADFQLTCDSLFLFKQLETYFVHIFDAFSHHVTFVDNKGNITLCNQAAADDFGVVRNDIIGKPIQQLLKLPEEKIKALETLRTGTEIYNEEVLDKNYGILNNRIIRDYNGEIFRVISVFHYLNTERDAEKFSLAGRIAAGIAHEVRNPLTTVRGYLQFLQETVSPSNKELFKNLLIPELDRANSIITKFLSISKTREFKREPFPINTFLREYIQQLLASEVFLHNISIDYNFSTELDDILVHIDRHELVQVFLNLFQNAVDAQGEKKLSIQITSYRLDNFVRITFTDNGTGIPPAIQEYIFDPFFSTKDSGTGLGLSVTKKIIQNHNGTLKMTSNEDGTTFIISIPILPKTALERLNQYK, encoded by the coding sequence CACATCATTTCACATATAAAAATCCACATATTGGTTTACAAATAAAGAAAACGAGATCGACTCATTCCATTCAAAACATACAAAAAGAGAATAAAGAGGCTGATTTTCAACTTACTTGCGACTCACTATTTTTATTTAAACAACTTGAAACATACTTTGTTCATATTTTTGATGCTTTTTCACATCATGTAACCTTTGTTGATAATAAAGGAAATATAACTTTATGTAATCAAGCTGCAGCAGATGATTTTGGTGTAGTACGAAATGATATAATTGGAAAACCAATTCAACAATTACTAAAATTGCCTGAAGAAAAAATTAAAGCTCTTGAAACATTAAGAACGGGCACTGAAATATATAATGAAGAAGTTTTAGACAAAAACTATGGCATTTTAAATAACCGAATTATTCGTGATTATAACGGAGAGATTTTTAGAGTTATTAGTGTCTTTCATTATTTAAACACAGAACGTGATGCAGAAAAATTTTCGTTAGCAGGGCGAATCGCAGCTGGTATTGCACATGAAGTACGTAATCCTCTTACAACCGTACGAGGGTATTTACAATTTTTACAAGAAACTGTTTCTCCATCTAATAAAGAACTATTTAAAAACTTACTTATTCCTGAATTAGATCGCGCAAATAGTATCATTACAAAATTTTTATCTATTTCAAAAACACGTGAATTTAAAAGAGAACCCTTTCCAATTAATACATTTTTACGTGAGTATATTCAACAGTTACTAGCTAGCGAAGTCTTTTTACATAACATTTCAATTGATTATAATTTTTCTACCGAATTAGATGATATTTTAGTTCATATTGATCGTCATGAACTTGTGCAAGTTTTTTTAAACTTATTCCAAAACGCTGTCGATGCTCAAGGAGAAAAAAAACTTTCTATCCAAATCACTAGTTACCGCCTAGATAATTTTGTTCGTATTACTTTCACTGATAATGGGACTGGTATTCCACCAGCGATTCAAGAATATATCTTTGATCCATTCTTCTCAACAAAAGATTCCGGCACAGGTTTGGGCTTGTCAGTAACGAAAAAAATTATTCAAAATCATAACGGTACATTAAAAATGACTAGTAATGAAGATGGTACTACTTTTATTATTTCAATTCCAATCTTACCTAAAACAGCCCTTGAAAGATTAAATCAATACAAATAA
- a CDS encoding transglycosylase domain-containing protein — translation MKLKNTHLKKMQEWFNKRKKLRNSLIVLGSLLATLFIAINIIISIQDITELKQAVPQPTLIYDANNEVATKLASSKTEGVKRKDIPDVMVQAIVAVEDKEFFNHHGIYYSGIISAVFKNITAGEVVAGGSTITQQLAKNVFLTQDRTFSRKIKEYFLTKKIERTYTKDEIIEMYMNQIYFGEGAWGIKRAAKSYFDKDVKDLTISEAATIAGLIKAPSAYSPYKNFNKSIERRNVVLSLMKEQGYISDEQYNKEKESGLVLKRGVDDKYKGKYSQYVDYIVREAMDKYELTQNEILAGGYRIYTELDPKKQQAVEDVVNNDSYFKDSGSDQLMQTGVVLMNPKTGGVPALVGGRGPYQFLQFNHATQLKRQPGSTLKPLAVYVPALEQGYEVYDILKDEPFNIKEYKPQNSDHTFHGDVTMYEAVAKSYNVSAVWLLEQIGLDKGLKSLERFGIPLVPEDRTYPIALGGMHVGTSPFVMAQAYSTFANDGVQVEAHAIREIQNAEGETLGKWYKKETRVTSEKISQKMTYLLKGVVEKGTGEKAKVTNVDTAGKTGTTQIVNGPSTGAKDSWFVGYTPDLVGAIWVGYDKTDSDHYVPGGSQITTTMFRDIMKKANANPTQKAFQLSLISEADYKKQLTTIEEEKRRKEEEKRRKEEEQQRKQEQQEWLDKVKEWIPSFW, via the coding sequence ATGAAATTGAAGAACACTCACTTAAAAAAAATGCAGGAGTGGTTCAACAAGAGGAAGAAACTTCGTAATTCATTAATTGTATTAGGAAGTTTACTCGCTACTCTATTTATTGCTATAAATATAATAATTTCCATTCAAGACATAACTGAATTAAAACAAGCTGTTCCGCAACCGACCTTAATTTATGATGCAAATAATGAAGTTGCGACTAAATTAGCTTCTTCTAAAACAGAAGGTGTGAAAAGGAAAGATATTCCTGATGTTATGGTTCAGGCAATTGTTGCAGTAGAAGATAAGGAGTTTTTTAACCATCACGGTATTTACTATAGTGGAATTATAAGTGCAGTTTTTAAAAATATTACAGCAGGAGAAGTTGTAGCAGGTGGAAGTACAATTACACAACAACTTGCGAAAAATGTATTTCTAACGCAAGACCGCACGTTTTCACGCAAAATAAAGGAATATTTTTTAACAAAAAAAATAGAACGTACGTATACGAAAGATGAAATTATCGAAATGTATATGAATCAAATTTATTTTGGTGAAGGTGCTTGGGGTATAAAAAGGGCAGCTAAATCTTATTTTGATAAAGATGTAAAAGATTTAACAATTTCAGAGGCTGCAACGATTGCAGGATTAATTAAAGCACCATCTGCGTATTCACCTTATAAAAACTTTAATAAATCCATCGAAAGACGTAATGTTGTATTAAGTTTAATGAAAGAGCAAGGGTATATTTCTGACGAACAGTATAATAAAGAAAAAGAGAGCGGTCTTGTGTTAAAACGTGGTGTTGATGATAAATACAAGGGGAAATACTCTCAATATGTAGACTATATTGTTAGAGAAGCGATGGATAAGTACGAATTAACACAAAATGAAATTTTAGCAGGTGGCTATCGTATTTATACAGAGCTTGATCCGAAAAAACAACAGGCTGTAGAAGATGTTGTGAATAATGATAGTTATTTCAAAGATAGTGGCTCAGATCAACTTATGCAAACAGGTGTAGTTCTTATGAATCCAAAAACAGGTGGTGTACCAGCTTTAGTTGGAGGGAGAGGGCCATATCAGTTTTTACAGTTTAACCATGCAACCCAATTAAAAAGACAACCTGGCTCAACGTTAAAGCCTCTGGCTGTATATGTACCAGCGTTAGAGCAAGGGTATGAAGTATACGACATATTAAAAGATGAACCATTTAATATTAAAGAATATAAACCGCAAAATAGCGATCATACTTTTCACGGTGATGTGACAATGTATGAAGCAGTGGCAAAGTCGTACAATGTTTCAGCTGTTTGGCTATTAGAGCAAATTGGATTAGATAAAGGATTGAAATCTTTAGAGCGATTTGGTATTCCATTAGTGCCAGAAGATCGTACGTATCCGATTGCTTTAGGCGGTATGCATGTGGGGACATCTCCATTTGTAATGGCTCAAGCATACAGTACATTTGCAAATGACGGTGTCCAAGTGGAAGCTCATGCAATTAGAGAGATACAAAATGCTGAAGGTGAAACGCTTGGCAAGTGGTATAAGAAAGAGACACGAGTGACGAGCGAGAAAATTTCTCAAAAGATGACATATTTATTAAAAGGTGTTGTCGAAAAGGGGACGGGCGAAAAGGCGAAAGTTACTAATGTTGATACGGCAGGTAAGACAGGAACTACTCAAATTGTAAATGGCCCGAGCACCGGTGCAAAGGATTCATGGTTTGTTGGGTACACACCAGATTTGGTAGGTGCAATTTGGGTAGGATATGATAAAACAGATAGCGATCATTATGTTCCGGGCGGGAGTCAAATTACGACGACAATGTTCCGGGATATTATGAAAAAAGCGAACGCAAATCCAACTCAAAAAGCATTCCAGTTATCGCTTATATCTGAGGCTGATTATAAAAAACAATTGACTACAATAGAAGAGGAAAAACGAAGAAAAGAAGAAGAGAAGAGAAGGAAAGAAGAGGAACAACAACGAAAACAAGAGCAACAAGAGTGGCTTGATAAAGTGAAAGAATGGATTCCTTCATTTTGGTAA
- a CDS encoding Gly-Xaa-Xaa repeat protein: MNNKNKGKVFYGNDCCEVRACSHINISKSELTEFVRLLQALGQAIQAVFQNPSQANVDNLIVALNNLQKFLNCLDLSPAQKQIGNSIIANLLTILRTTPFSCGALYVELQSLLNYLLYIAKLFKVDCCTIDKLVRLITEIQTIVVQYGSGCLGSGGATGATGATGPQGATGPQGPAGAQGATGPQGPQGAQGPAGVQGATGPQGPQGIQGPAGAQGATGAQGPQGIQGPAGATGATGAQGPQGIQGPAGATGATGATGPAGTPIPVTIAAIGNSNPQTISPGTNIQFNQVFEINNINFNDTADTLTILETGVYDISFSASTTFPGSSPFGFGISFNGQPPTRNFSTNVIGSAVSFSTIVTLQAGTTISIQPTANTISIPNTGDTTATLSVFRIY, from the coding sequence ATGAACAATAAAAATAAAGGAAAAGTATTTTATGGTAATGATTGTTGCGAAGTCAGAGCTTGCAGTCATATTAACATCTCTAAGTCCGAACTTACAGAATTTGTTAGACTTCTTCAAGCTCTTGGTCAAGCTATTCAAGCTGTCTTTCAAAACCCATCTCAAGCTAATGTCGATAACTTGATTGTTGCCCTAAATAACTTACAAAAATTCCTCAATTGCTTAGATTTGTCTCCAGCACAAAAACAAATTGGAAATTCTATTATTGCTAATCTATTAACTATTTTAAGAACAACACCTTTCTCATGCGGAGCATTGTACGTTGAGCTACAAAGCTTGCTTAATTATTTATTGTATATCGCTAAGTTATTCAAAGTAGATTGTTGTACTATTGACAAATTAGTTAGACTTATAACAGAGATCCAAACTATTGTAGTTCAATACGGATCAGGTTGCCTTGGAAGCGGAGGAGCAACAGGTGCTACTGGGGCTACTGGACCTCAAGGGGCTACTGGACCTCAAGGACCGGCGGGCGCTCAAGGCGCTACTGGACCTCAAGGACCTCAAGGTGCTCAAGGACCAGCAGGTGTTCAAGGCGCTACTGGACCTCAAGGACCTCAAGGTATTCAAGGACCAGCGGGCGCTCAAGGTGCTACTGGTGCTCAAGGACCTCAAGGTATTCAAGGACCAGCGGGTGCTACTGGGGCTACTGGTGCTCAAGGACCTCAAGGTATTCAAGGACCAGCGGGCGCAACAGGTGCTACTGGTGCAACAGGACCAGCGGGTACTCCAATTCCTGTAACTATCGCGGCAATCGGAAACTCAAACCCACAAACTATATCACCTGGAACAAACATCCAATTTAATCAAGTTTTCGAAATAAATAACATTAATTTTAATGACACTGCAGATACTTTAACAATTTTAGAAACAGGCGTATATGATATTAGTTTCTCAGCATCTACAACTTTCCCAGGATCTTCACCATTTGGATTCGGTATTTCATTCAATGGCCAACCACCTACTCGTAATTTCTCAACTAACGTTATCGGTAGTGCTGTTTCTTTCTCTACAATCGTTACTTTACAAGCTGGTACAACGATTTCTATACAGCCTACAGCAAACACTATTTCTATTCCTAATACAGGCGATACAACTGCAACACTATCAGTATTCCGAATTTACTAA
- a CDS encoding inorganic phosphate transporter: MDTLLILTVLVVICALAFDFINGFHDTANAIATAVSTKALKPRHAIIMAAIMNFLGAMTFTGVAKTITKDIVDPFALQNGSLVILAALLAAIAWNLITWYYGIPSSSSHAIIGSIAGAAIAAAGISSLNLKGFIKILEALIISPIIAFVIGYIVYSIFKVVFKNFNLTKTNKNFRIFQIFTAALQAYTHGTNDAQKAMGIITMALMANNYHTSSDIPFWVQLSCAIAMGLGTSVGGWKIIKTVGGQIMKIRPVNGVAADLSSSLVIFGATFIHLPVSTTHVISSSILGVGASHRVKGVKWGTAKRMLITWVITLPISASLAALFYTLLHFIF, from the coding sequence ATGGATACACTCTTGATACTGACCGTTTTAGTAGTCATTTGCGCTTTAGCTTTTGACTTTATCAATGGATTTCACGATACAGCAAACGCTATTGCAACGGCTGTTTCAACGAAAGCTCTAAAGCCTAGACATGCAATTATTATGGCAGCTATTATGAACTTTTTAGGTGCGATGACATTTACAGGTGTAGCAAAAACGATTACAAAAGATATCGTTGACCCATTTGCCTTGCAAAATGGTTCTCTTGTAATTTTAGCTGCTTTACTTGCGGCAATAGCATGGAATTTAATCACTTGGTACTACGGTATTCCAAGTAGTTCTTCGCATGCAATTATTGGCTCAATCGCAGGTGCAGCTATCGCTGCTGCCGGTATTAGCTCATTAAACCTTAAAGGGTTTATCAAAATTCTTGAAGCTTTAATCATTTCACCGATTATCGCTTTTGTTATTGGTTATATCGTATACAGTATTTTTAAAGTAGTCTTTAAAAACTTTAATTTAACGAAAACGAACAAAAACTTCCGTATATTCCAGATTTTCACTGCTGCATTACAAGCTTATACGCATGGTACGAATGATGCGCAAAAAGCAATGGGAATCATTACGATGGCTCTTATGGCCAATAACTATCATACTTCTAGCGACATCCCGTTCTGGGTACAATTATCTTGTGCAATTGCAATGGGTCTTGGTACTTCTGTCGGCGGATGGAAAATCATTAAAACTGTCGGTGGACAAATTATGAAAATTCGTCCTGTAAATGGTGTAGCAGCCGATTTATCATCATCACTTGTTATTTTCGGTGCAACATTCATTCACTTACCAGTTAGTACAACGCACGTTATCTCTTCTTCTATTTTAGGGGTTGGTGCTTCTCATCGTGTGAAAGGTGTAAAATGGGGAACTGCAAAACGTATGTTAATTACATGGGTTATTACACTTCCTATTTCAGCTTCTTTAGCTGCTCTATTTTACACTTTATTACACTTTATCTTTTAA
- a CDS encoding DUF47 domain-containing protein: MVFKSKKDKFSEMLMNVSENLKEGAQFFVEYKIKNASDLKEFSMRMKEYESKGDSFIHEIIMELNKAFITPIEREDILQLAMSMDDVLDGLDHSAGLFEMYSITEADEYMIKFVEAINQCAIEIANSVELMSKKKLVDIRTNAIKIKDYESQCDDIRRHAIKHLFSREKDPIKIIQYKEIYEELEEVADSCQSVANVLETIIMKNA, encoded by the coding sequence ATGGTCTTTAAATCAAAAAAAGATAAATTTTCTGAAATGTTAATGAATGTTTCTGAAAATTTAAAAGAAGGCGCGCAGTTTTTCGTGGAGTATAAAATTAAAAATGCTAGCGATTTAAAAGAGTTTTCTATGCGCATGAAAGAGTATGAGTCAAAAGGTGACTCATTTATTCACGAAATCATAATGGAGCTAAACAAAGCGTTTATTACTCCTATTGAACGTGAGGACATCCTACAGCTTGCAATGAGTATGGATGATGTATTAGACGGATTAGATCACAGTGCTGGTCTATTCGAAATGTATTCTATTACAGAAGCTGATGAATACATGATTAAGTTCGTAGAAGCAATTAATCAATGTGCCATTGAGATTGCAAACTCTGTTGAACTAATGTCTAAAAAGAAGTTAGTCGACATTCGTACGAACGCGATTAAGATTAAGGATTACGAATCACAATGTGATGATATTCGCCGTCATGCGATTAAGCACTTATTCTCTCGTGAAAAAGATCCGATTAAGATTATTCAATACAAAGAGATTTACGAAGAGCTTGAAGAAGTAGCGGATAGCTGCCAAAGCGTTGCAAACGTATTAGAAACAATTATTATGAAGAACGCGTAA